From the genome of Mesorhizobium japonicum MAFF 303099, one region includes:
- a CDS encoding ABC transporter substrate-binding protein codes for MNKWPLSRRAVAKAMLLASAAPLVMNLEALAGSSCADGIVRIAGIAAPDTMNPFATWSSSWPMYFTYDALVGVDAQRHDDRRGFAKSWSVAKDNLTWTFKIWPSMKWSDGQPATARDAAFTYNYLRGSIGKPDELNVGYNNTGGLENIESIAALDDETLQIVTKSRTRWPVDNYTLMVPEHIWKDVSYAEARSTFQNKPPLVGTGPMIVSEFQPGQFASLTPNKYFRAGRPATAGMTYRFFNSADPIAQGLKSGDLDYGMSLTAAQWEELSNDPAIAVGESRIEQRNYLAFNTLSGKGAGSTKALQDPAFRDAIGYAIDQKTIVDRAFRGHADPGVGLAMPVTADYYSELSEIRRHFDLAEAGRRLDAAGYRDTNGDGLREDRDGNPFQLELITGTTSGVLEIPTAAIQLIAGWLEQIGIPVTVTQLDSGALAARTAAPADGGGGWDLLVSAGWLGPSAHDLLSLGNSKLIGTSNTSYWKNDKFDKLLSEADVTVDLKKSRELVDQASRLIYIEAPYIMLCYPFLLEAHRKDCFQGWGTNDAVSMWGYFPFDRLKPAPTP; via the coding sequence ATGAACAAGTGGCCACTCAGTCGCCGCGCCGTAGCGAAAGCAATGCTTTTGGCATCGGCTGCACCTTTGGTCATGAATTTGGAGGCGCTTGCCGGCTCATCTTGCGCCGATGGCATCGTGCGTATCGCCGGAATTGCCGCACCCGACACGATGAATCCCTTTGCCACTTGGAGTTCGTCCTGGCCCATGTACTTCACCTATGACGCTCTGGTCGGCGTGGACGCCCAGCGCCACGACGATCGGAGGGGATTTGCCAAATCATGGTCCGTTGCCAAAGACAACCTCACGTGGACATTCAAGATTTGGCCTAGCATGAAGTGGTCTGACGGCCAGCCTGCGACGGCGCGGGACGCTGCGTTCACTTATAACTATTTGCGGGGATCCATCGGCAAGCCGGACGAACTGAACGTTGGCTATAATAATACGGGTGGCTTGGAGAACATCGAGTCCATTGCGGCACTGGATGACGAGACCCTGCAAATCGTGACCAAGAGCCGCACTCGTTGGCCTGTCGACAACTACACATTGATGGTTCCCGAGCACATCTGGAAGGACGTATCTTACGCCGAAGCCCGCAGCACCTTCCAAAACAAGCCGCCGCTGGTGGGAACCGGGCCTATGATCGTTTCAGAATTTCAACCCGGACAGTTTGCCAGTCTCACGCCTAACAAGTACTTCCGCGCGGGGCGACCGGCGACGGCCGGCATGACCTACCGCTTCTTCAATTCTGCCGATCCTATCGCTCAGGGGTTGAAGAGCGGCGATCTTGATTACGGAATGAGCTTAACTGCTGCCCAGTGGGAGGAGCTGTCGAATGATCCTGCCATCGCTGTAGGAGAATCGCGCATCGAGCAGCGGAATTATCTGGCCTTCAATACGCTCTCCGGGAAGGGTGCAGGCAGCACCAAGGCGCTCCAGGATCCGGCGTTTCGCGATGCGATCGGCTACGCGATCGACCAGAAGACCATCGTCGATCGAGCCTTCCGCGGCCACGCCGACCCTGGCGTCGGACTGGCCATGCCGGTGACGGCCGATTACTACTCCGAACTGAGTGAGATCAGGCGCCATTTCGATCTAGCCGAGGCAGGGCGGCGACTTGATGCCGCCGGCTATCGGGATACCAACGGCGACGGTCTCCGTGAGGACCGGGATGGAAACCCGTTCCAGCTGGAACTGATCACAGGGACCACGTCGGGTGTTCTTGAAATACCGACCGCGGCCATACAGCTTATCGCGGGCTGGCTAGAGCAAATTGGCATACCTGTCACCGTAACTCAGCTCGACTCCGGCGCGCTCGCGGCCCGCACTGCAGCTCCGGCGGATGGCGGCGGCGGGTGGGATCTGCTCGTCAGCGCAGGCTGGCTGGGTCCATCGGCTCACGACCTGCTCAGCTTGGGCAACAGTAAGCTCATCGGCACCAGCAACACATCTTACTGGAAGAACGACAAGTTCGACAAGCTGCTGTCGGAAGCCGACGTCACCGTTGACCTCAAGAAGAGTCGGGAATTAGTCGATCAAGCGTCGCGCTTGATTTACATCGAAGCGCCCTACATCATGCTCTGTTACCCCTTCCTGCTCGAAGCCCATCGAAAGGACTGCTTCCAAGGTTGGGGGACGAACGACGCGGTGTCGATGTGGGGCTATTTCCCGTTTGATCGCCTGAAGCCGGCGCCAACGCCGTGA